CGCAGATCCGGCGAATGGCCAACAAGCCAATGGAGGAGGTGCTGGACGACCTGAAGGCGGCTGGACTCGATTGTTGTCCGGGGGGAGGAGCGGAGGTGTTCAGCGACCGTGTCCACGAGGAACTGTTCAGGGCCAAGCTGGATAATCAGGAATGGTTCGACGTGGCCAGATCTGTTCACCGGGCCGGTATACGCTCGAATGTGACGATGCTCTACGGCCACATCGAGACGGTGGAGGAAAAGGTGACACATCTACTCCATATTCGCGAATTGCAGGACGAAACGGACGGCTTCATGTGCTTTGTCCCGCTGGCGTTTGATCCGACCGGCACCGAGCTGAGCCATCTGCCGATCACGACCGGGTATGCCAACCTGCGCGAGATCGCGATCGCCAGGCTGCTCCTTGATAATATTCCTCACGTGAAGGCCTTCTGGATCATGACGACGCCGGCGGTGGCGCAGCTCGCACTCTGGTACGGGGCGGACGACCTCGATGGGACGGTCACGCATTACGAGATTACGCACGCCTTGGGCGATAACTCCCACCATCAGGAGCTTCGCCATGACCAGCTTCTTGCCATGATTCGTGAGACAGGTCGACAACCGGTCGAGCGCGACGCGCTCTATAACCCCGTTACCCCTATTCCTCTTGCCACTTCGGGAATTGAAG
This genomic interval from Candidatus Methylomirabilis tolerans contains the following:
- a CDS encoding CofH family radical SAM protein, whose amino-acid sequence is MSRLMESRLTASGLDKIYQKILDGVRPNFCDGLALYQTHDLTSVAFLANLVRERLNDNLTYFVRNLHINYTNICNKGCKFCSFYAPPSDSRGYVLSIQDIQDQIRKHDGVPIREIHIVAGINPKLPYEYYLDLIRAVKDVRPGVQVKAFTMIELAQIRRMANKPMEEVLDDLKAAGLDCCPGGGAEVFSDRVHEELFRAKLDNQEWFDVARSVHRAGIRSNVTMLYGHIETVEEKVTHLLHIRELQDETDGFMCFVPLAFDPTGTELSHLPITTGYANLREIAIARLLLDNIPHVKAFWIMTTPAVAQLALWYGADDLDGTVTHYEITHALGDNSHHQELRHDQLLAMIRETGRQPVERDALYNPVTPIPLATSGIEAR